CGCAGGATGGCGGCCTGCGTCAGCGCGTCCTCCTTCACGTACGACAGCCTGGTGCGGTCGGCCAGCTTCAGGTAGGTGTCGATGGCCTCCTGGCGCTTGCCGGCCTGCGTGAGCGCGGCGCCCAGCAGCGACATGGCCTGCTCGGCCACCGGGGTGCCGCCCTCGGCCACCGGGCGGATGTCGTCGACGGCCCTGGCCGGCTGCCCCTTGCCCAGCCAGAGCTGGCCGGCGGAGAGGCGGGCCTCGGCGGCCTCGGTGGTGCCGTCCAGCCGGCTGGCGAAGCTCTCCAGCTGGCGGATGGCCTGCACGGTGTCGTTCGGCAGCGTGGCCTGCACCTGCAGGTACTGCATGGCCGCGCGCTCGGCGCGCTGCGACTTGTAGATGCGGTAGTACAGGAAGCTGCACGCCAGCACCACCGCCACCGCCGCCGTGGTCAGCACCACCCGCGCGTTGCTGCGCGCCCACGCCGCCATCTCGGCGGCGCGCATCATCACGGCGTCGTCGGGATCGACGGCCTTGCGGATTTCCCGGCGGGCGACGGAAGGCGATGCCATGCAGTCCTCGGAACAGGTTGCGGCACGCGGCGCGCTGGGGCGCCGCGGATGCGCTCGGTTTACGGGATAAAGAGAGAGTGTGCGCCCTCACGTCCGTGTGGGCGCACAAGCGGGTAAAACTATCGCCAGACTTGGAGTTGTGTCAACCGGCCGCGCCCTTTTCCCAGTCCCGCGGCAAGGCTCCGGAGCCGCGGCGGGAAGAGAAACGCGGCGCGCACGGGAATTGAACGGCGCGGGGGCCATGGCTATCCCTCCGCTTTCCGCGCCCGACAACGAGAACCCCACCCTCTCCGCCGCGCCCGAGCCCGAGCCCGCCGGGCCCCGGATGCTGCGCGCG
The Longimicrobium sp. DNA segment above includes these coding regions:
- a CDS encoding tetratricopeptide repeat protein — encoded protein: MASPSVARREIRKAVDPDDAVMMRAAEMAAWARSNARVVLTTAAVAVVLACSFLYYRIYKSQRAERAAMQYLQVQATLPNDTVQAIRQLESFASRLDGTTEAAEARLSAGQLWLGKGQPARAVDDIRPVAEGGTPVAEQAMSLLGAALTQAGKRQEAIDTYLKLADRTRLSYVKEDALTQAAILREQASDWRGAAELYRRVAENMTKGSPDRALVEMHQAEAEAHAGAAPAAAK